A window of Pantoea agglomerans contains these coding sequences:
- a CDS encoding adhesin, translated as MLYETSNLVMVVLHSDQLTGEPNLVALDKYGTIQYVVNDEVNYTDALMASWVSAATSNTGLLGTVGWNAAGGATSNYIKGDDPLKGGAISGAASGLGYGAGKFFQGQLDKVLNPNWKNWEWVDVGMGISKPHPVNPVPGMAGNASGSATTEILNDQLGKAAVNSNAGKQ; from the coding sequence ATGTTATACGAAACCTCAAACCTGGTGATGGTGGTACTGCATTCAGACCAGTTAACGGGAGAGCCTAATTTGGTAGCTTTAGATAAATATGGAACTATTCAGTATGTGGTAAATGATGAAGTAAATTATACCGATGCGCTTATGGCCAGTTGGGTTAGTGCGGCTACATCGAATACCGGACTGTTAGGTACAGTCGGCTGGAATGCTGCGGGAGGCGCAACCTCAAACTATATTAAAGGTGATGATCCGTTGAAAGGTGGCGCAATAAGCGGAGCTGCGTCTGGTCTGGGATATGGAGCCGGTAAATTTTTTCAGGGGCAACTTGATAAAGTGCTTAATCCGAACTGGAAAAACTGGGAATGGGTTGATGTAGGTATGGGGATATCTAAGCCTCACCCAGTTAATCCAGTGCCAGGTATGGCAGGTAATGCATCAGGTAGTGCAACTACGGAGATCCTCAATGATCAGCTTGGTAAAGCAGCCGTAAATAGTAATGCAGGGAAACAATAA
- the cdiI gene encoding ribonuclease toxin immunity protein CdiI, whose protein sequence is MRKELFAQQDIEKGCNLIIASYFDRMYEDGHFLKMVGYLVSKDSFFVDGAYCNFPDMNSCDESEHFEGVEFASGYPYSEADVVIISEETCYQYVRLACERYVKLHPEDTEKVNSLLARLPV, encoded by the coding sequence ATGAGAAAAGAGTTATTTGCTCAACAAGACATTGAAAAAGGTTGTAATTTAATCATTGCATCCTATTTTGATCGTATGTATGAAGATGGTCATTTTTTAAAGATGGTTGGGTATTTGGTGAGCAAGGATAGTTTTTTCGTCGATGGTGCATATTGTAATTTTCCAGATATGAATAGCTGTGATGAGAGCGAACACTTTGAAGGAGTTGAATTTGCTTCAGGCTATCCGTATTCAGAAGCAGACGTAGTCATTATCAGTGAAGAAACCTGCTATCAGTATGTTCGTCTGGCGTGTGAAAGGTATGTAAAACTTCATCCTGAAGATACCGAAAAAGTAAACAGTTTACTGGCTAGACTACCAGTCTAG